A region of Petroclostridium xylanilyticum DNA encodes the following proteins:
- a CDS encoding sigma-70 family RNA polymerase sigma factor produces the protein MVETLDLFEVKQIVKQAAETFLNDLRKAHLLNEYEEQVISSTISDIIGFKQSLIMLNDASVPANKKREAAIFVKGMNEAFKKLYEMVGERCFTIFYNSYIEDKTRNAIANALNIDVATVRRNKKKALLKLSMILYPELSIMAMFR, from the coding sequence TTGGTGGAAACACTGGATTTATTTGAAGTCAAGCAAATAGTAAAACAGGCAGCGGAAACCTTTTTAAATGATTTAAGAAAAGCACATTTGCTTAATGAATATGAGGAACAAGTTATTTCATCCACTATCAGCGATATTATAGGGTTCAAGCAAAGCTTAATTATGCTGAATGATGCTTCAGTACCAGCTAATAAGAAACGTGAAGCAGCAATATTTGTAAAGGGCATGAATGAAGCTTTTAAAAAGCTTTATGAGATGGTTGGTGAAAGATGCTTCACTATTTTTTACAATTCCTATATTGAAGATAAGACAAGAAATGCAATAGCAAATGCTTTAAATATTGATGTTGCAACAGTTAGAAGGAATAAGAAGAAAGCTTTACTGAAGTTATCAATGATTCTATATCCTGAACTTAGCATCATGGCTATGTTTAGATAG
- a CDS encoding terminase small subunit, translated as MAKLTAKQRRFCEEYLIDLNATQAAIRAGYSPKTARFIANENLTKPYIQRRIEKMMDERSRRTGITQDRVIQELGKIGFSIITDYLKIENNQVEFFDTDSIQQEKLSAIAEIKQNTVGISIKLHDKLKALELLGRHLGMFKDRVEISGQLDNNPFEGLTTEELKDLIEKL; from the coding sequence ATGGCAAAGCTGACAGCGAAACAAAGAAGGTTTTGTGAAGAATATCTGATTGACCTGAACGCAACACAGGCGGCAATCAGGGCAGGGTATTCCCCTAAAACAGCAAGGTTCATTGCTAATGAAAACCTTACAAAACCCTACATCCAAAGAAGAATTGAAAAAATGATGGATGAACGGTCAAGAAGAACAGGTATAACACAGGATAGGGTTATTCAGGAACTTGGTAAGATTGGCTTTTCAATTATTACTGATTACTTAAAAATTGAAAATAACCAGGTTGAATTCTTTGACACTGACAGCATCCAGCAGGAAAAGCTATCAGCTATTGCTGAAATCAAACAAAATACTGTTGGAATATCAATTAAGCTGCATGATAAACTGAAGGCTTTGGAACTGCTTGGAAGGCACTTGGGAATGTTTAAGGACAGGGTTGAAATATCAGGGCAATTGGATAATAACCCTTTTGAAGGGCTTACCACTGAAGAATTGAAGGACTTAATTGAAAAATTATAA